A window from Mya arenaria isolate MELC-2E11 chromosome 9, ASM2691426v1 encodes these proteins:
- the LOC128246055 gene encoding protein melted-like, giving the protein MYEKLSFLPEPTLVQIIPHAVRTKGYLVSLLSGLSDQASLVVFLQGLIHHSLLADHMQEISRLSQSGSSSVRILVHQLKDDSKKYSGQKEMRSVSSQKEGTVTIITVGNPAYPSNVVGVRQQQQQQQQQQQQQVPHSNTSSQLSLTPSSRTSIANSRSLSDRFVSPTSTLDRASFNSALTLNSSSGLPPEPLRDGVQHFCEKHMDTIRKFISSLSARIPLPAKCSIVDGRHKRYFRLNFQCGIKGTNCLYGKQLATLFDILSAQSASALSQDLSVSSLKHCWDALYPEKGNSGYITLVTSSFPSAKVTSLMIMYWRTRMPCFRSSYGDRYFDVFEFNAPRKYWACFMCNHPEKMSELMPDGSPVIAGQLKEKKGRWKFLKRWKTRYFTLSGSQITYSKSDSRKETLPVREIQSVKAVRKGIRDIPKAFEIFTTDQNYVFKAKGQQNIEPWVQCIHLAVAKAQNDGECTVVETSPYQPFQPDLDLLYAIQSYSICDTVHTL; this is encoded by the exons cCACACGCCGTGAGGACAAAGGGTTATCTGGTCAGCCTGTTGTCTGGTTTGTCTGACCAGGCCTCTCTTGTGGTCTTCCTGCAG GGCTTGATACACCACAGTCTATTGGCTGACCACATGCAGGAGATCAGTCGCCTGTCCCAGAGTGGATCTAGCAGTGTGCGAATCCTTGTCCATCAACTGAAGGATGACAGTAAAAAGTA CTCGGGTCAAAAGGAGATGCGGTCCGTATCCAGCCAGAAGGAAGGGACAGTGACCATTATCACTGTTGGCAACCCAGCCTACCCCAGTAATGTCGTTGGTGTGagacagcaacaacagcagcagcagcaacaacaacaacaacaagtccCACACAGCAACACATCCAGTCAGCTTAGTCTCACACCATCATCAAG AACGAGTATCGCCAACTCGAGATCACTGAGTGACCGATTTGTCAGCCCGACATCAACCCTGGATAGAGCATCTTTTAACAGCGCACTCACACTGAACAGCAGTTCAGGACTTCCG CCTGAGCCACTTCGAGATGGTGTTCAGCACTTCTGCGAGAAACACATGGACACAATCAGGAagtttatcagcagtctttCCGCTAGGATTCCCCTACCAGCCAAATGCAGCATTGTGG aCGGCAGACATAAGCGCTATTTTCGTCTCAATTTCCAGTGTGGAATAAAGGGCACAAATTGTTTATATGGGAAGCAGTTAGCAACACTGTTTGATATCCTATCT GCCCAGTCAGCCTCGGCGTTAAGCCAGGATTTAAGTGTGAGCAGCCTTAAACATTGCTGGGATGCGCTCTACCCGGAGAAAGGAAACAGTGGCTATATCACACTTGTCACCTCATCCTTCCCATCAGCAAAGGTAACATCCCTAATGATCATGTATTGGCg GACCAGGATGCCTTGCTTCAGGAGCTCCTATGGTGACCGATACTTTGATGTGTTCGAGTTTAACGCCCCTCGCAAGTACTGGGCCTGCTTCATGTGTAACCACCCGGAGAAAATGTCTGAGCTGATGCCTGATGGAAGTCCAGTCATTGCT GGTCAGTTGAAGGAGAAGAAAGGGCGCTGGAAGTTTCTGAAGCGGTGGAAGACCCGATACTTTACTCTCTCCGGCAGCCAGATAACTTACAGCAAAAGTGATTCG AGAAAAGAAACGTTACCAGTGCGAGAAATACAGAGTGTGAAAGCTGTTCGCAAAGGCATTCGTGATATTCCTAAGGCGTTTGAAATCTTCACAACAGACCAGAACTATGTGTTTAAGGCAAAAGGCCAACAAAACATTGAGCCCTGGGTACAGTGCATCCATCTAGCTGTGGCCAAGGCTCAGAATGACGGAGAGTGTACTGTTGTGGAAACGTCACCATACCAACCATTCCAACCAGACCTCGATCTGCTGTACGCGATACAAAGTTATAGCATTTGTGACACAGTGCACACGCTGTGA